The Dreissena polymorpha isolate Duluth1 chromosome 8, UMN_Dpol_1.0, whole genome shotgun sequence genome includes the window CCGTATGAGGAATGTGTTCAATAGACCTTTCTACGTCCAGTCACAGTCCATTATCATCAGTGACGCTTGGACTAAGAAACCCAAGGGAATTCTCAGTGTCAACAGAGTCCTTAGGTTAGTGGGACATTTATTACATACATATGCAAAGTAGGAAACTCTAGGTTTGTGTTGGGATACAAATGATTTGATAAGTCTAAGATTAGCTAAACAATGACCCTTGATGAGCGGTTCAGGTTTTTATGTTGatacttatcttgtattttatttatcaaatcattttttgcattatgtgttaaatttgaattcaaacaaaagaaaatggcaggaaaaaaatcaacaaatggaAATGAGTCAAATTATCGTATGATATTGCAAGAGTTGGCTGTTTATAACGTGTATTTATTGTGTATTTAATTACACATACTTAAACTTGTacttaaaatttaaaatcttTCTTGATATGGTTAGTCTATTAAAGCATGACAACCAGAAAATTGCTGTAAAAGGAGCCTAAAATGGTCAGCAGGTTGTTTTATATgaaattgagcctcgctctgcaaaagggggtttaatgcatgtgcataaagtgtcgtcccagattagactgtacagtccgcacaggctaatcagggacgacactttccacctacactggatttttgtcaagaagggtcttcatttaaacaaaatatacaataaaagtggaaagtgtggtccctgatcagcctgtgcggacttcacaggctaatctgggacaacactttaagcacatgcattaaaccccctttttcacagagcaaggcttaattatattttgtgaacAGTTGTAATACATTGTTCCTTGTTTTCAGCCCTGATGAAGGAGAAGCCATGCTAAAACATCAGAAACAGAAAGTGTTTGAATATCTGAATATACAAAGTGCCCCTGATAGCTCCAGTTCACAAGAACAGATTCTTGGGAATGAAAGCAAGGGATGTAATTTTTCCCCTAAATGTGCGTGTGAGAAACGCAATAAGTATGAACATTATGAAGAGGAGGCTAAGTCTGTTCCAGAGCTTTTGGAACTTAATTCTTTAACAAGCAGCTCAAATTCTTCAACATCAGTGTCTGAGAAGCGAACTTTTGAAAATGTCGACTCGGACGGCGACGGTGACTGTATGTGCGGTTCAGCATGTAATGAGGCATGTGCTTCTTCAATTGCGTGCAATGGTGTTGATACCAATGATCTTGTTTTTCTAAGAAAATATTCAGAGCGTAAAGAGGAAACTATTGATGAATTCCATGAACATTTTGGGGCAAAAGCTGTGAAAAAAGAACCAGTGAATGGTGATTTGCATACATCGGTGTCAGTTCAAAGCAAAAAGATTACTGTTTCACCATTGATGCGCTCAGCATATCATCAGGATACAATAAGGGTTCAAGGATGTTTTCAAGATGAACATCAATCCAGTGACAGTAACACTAGTACTTTATTTATAGAAGATATGAAGCCCTTGAAAGGTCAGGTTGCACTTGAGCCTGTTGCCTGTGAAACGTGTGAGGATTCAAGTTCATCAGCGTatatcaattctggtcagttctTAAGTAGTATTTTATGTATCATATTCTGTGTTTATGCTTAGAAAAATTCAGAGCCCCCAGAGCCCAACAACCCATTATGACCAATTTGATTATGACCATCATGTTAATGTACTTACTTTTTAAAAGACCCAATTATAttcgtatttatttcaaatggtTGTAAACCCGGATCATTAGACCACCCTTTTATTCTGCATTGAGACAATTTTTTTGCCAACTAAATTGTTACTGAACACAAAATTAACCCCGCTTATTGCACCATAGCTTCAAGGTAGTATCAATTAACCACAAGCAACAACCTACTTTGAGGGAGAGAGGAAACTTGGGAAAATTGataaagattgtttttattcGGGAATGATATGTTGCCCGTGTACTAGATTTCACAACTTGGTGCTAATGAACACGTATCAGCAAAAGGTTGGAAAGTATACTAActataatttaacccatttatgcctagtggactctcccatcctcctaaattggatcaatttatttccaaaattagggatgtctagtatatttatttttatatttagaatatttcttagagaaattcctttaaataaacagagcagaccctgatgagacgccgcatcatgcggtgtcttatcttggtctacactgtttgccaagacctttttctagacgctaggcataaataggttattGATCGAGAATTTATTAAATCCcttaattcatttttattattactattatgatTGCAGATACTCAGTCACCGTTTGATGGACCCCCATCTATGTGCCAAATGTTATTAATGAAGCACATGATGATCAAAGAGAAGTTGATGAATGAGAAGAATTCTCTGGGCATCCTGTCTGAAGTGACAGAGAGGAGTGAAAACAATTTGGAACTGAGCCCAAAGCAGGCGGAGTTGCATGGCACCCTATTGAGTAAACTGTTGGAAGCACAGGTAACCAAAAAGCCTAGTGAGACAACTGTTGTTTTCTAACTAGGGATTGGaccaaatattcaaatatttcaaGACAGGCCTAATATTTGAAATCTGTAATTGTGATTCGAGTATTCAATTTTATAAgaatataattttgcatataacATCAAAGTCTCATGTGCGTTTGTAGCAGACATCTGTCTTGTATGAGATGTCATTAATTagtatgataatttttttttttaattggcatCCAAGACTGTTTCATCATGTCGTGCATATTAAATGTCAGTTTGCGTCAGGCCCAGATGAGTTTTGTCCCTGTGAGTCAAAACAATATATGGAAGTTGGAGAGCAGTGAAGTACACATTGTATATCCCCAGTGATTCTTATGACAACACCTGTAAGACCCATGTCAAAACAGGGCATTCATTTATCTGTTTTCATCTCATTGATCTGTAAACATCAACTGAATAGCGTGTTCAACTCAGGTTGACCTATTTTCATTTTAAGAGGTCACTTAAAAAATGTCCTGATTCTTTACTGTCCGCCACTGACCTATCTGAAAGATTTTTATAAAAAGTAATGATTTCTGTGGTAAACAGGAAGTATTAAATTAAAGGGATAATTGTGT containing:
- the LOC127842630 gene encoding aryl hydrocarbon receptor nuclear translocator-like protein 2 isoform X2, translating into MKHRKLEMEKQQVAIESKDCKQHVEQQEGPSQSTDCTPVVKEPFPKDSRKKGEKIRRDKLNNYISQLAEEIPIVKYAHRRLEKSAILRLAVSFLKLHHGLKKKWYKIDQQYLHTWVKMITKDVLFIISDSGNVLYVSPNVHELTGFHQTDITGYSIEKFVHPEDLNKLMSQFVMQPKQPLYTATFVEHKQLSLPERLEQLEGDHNFFYVRLQQMLRKKQRMKGSPEYEMMAVRTYCEQKSYLNTENELWMFALVRPLKTEIVSEVEIKVKEFMQSNEWATMHDLDSRIVALDHRASQFSGMMPSEIMGNMPFIFIVEDDLESVALSHKIIMRDQEIPSTVFRMRNVFNRPFYVQSQSIIISDAWTKKPKGILSVNRVLSPDEGEAMLKHQKQKVFEYLNIQSAPDSSSSQEQILGNESKGCNFSPKCACEKRNKYEHYEEEAKSVPELLELNSLTSSSNSSTSVSEKRTFENVDSDGDGDCMCGSACNEACASSIACNGVDTNDLVFLRKYSERKEETIDEFHEHFGAKAVKKEPVNGDLHTSVSVQSKKITVSPLMRSAYHQDTIRVQGCFQDEHQSSDSNTSTLFIEDMKPLKGQVALEPVACETCEDSSSSAYINSDTQSPFDGPPSMCQMLLMKHMMIKEKLMNEKNSLGILSEVTERSENNLELSPKQAELHGTLLSKLLEAQDQVEV